The sequence AATAAATGTACAAATCCTCCGCTGCTTccggcttggatagtaagggaggtgatgtgagataattcttcaagtcttggaaagctttttcgcattcttcatcccatttgtctttttgtgccctcttgatagctttgaaaaagGGTTTGCATCGATCGGTGGATCGTGAGAGGAAGCGATTGAGGGCAGCTGCTCATCaggtcaagctttggatctccttcaaggtagttggagatttcatctctatgattgcttggatttacttgggatgtgcttcaattcctcgttgggttactaagtaccctaggaatcGGCCTGAAGATACTCCAAACGTGCACTTGGTggggttgagcttcatcttgtacctTCTAAGGATATTGAAAGTTTCTGCTAAATTACGAATGTGATCTGATCGCTGCTTGCCCTTTACCATGATATCGTCGacatagacctccatggttaccCCAATTTGCTTTTTGAACATCATATTTACTAGCCTTTGGTAAGTTGCTCCcgcgttcttgaggccaaagggcatgaccttgtagcagtaagtGCCTCGCTCTATCACGAACGcagttttctccttgtcgggcTCATGCATGGCTATCTGGTTGTAGCCGGAGTACGCGTCTAAGAAACTAAGCAACTGGTTTccagaagttgaatctactaaTAGATCAATCCGGGGGACAGGATAATGGtcttttgggcatgctttgttgaggtcggtgtagtctacgcaaaccctccatttgcccttctctttcttcatgactagtacgacattagcaagccatgccgagtgtgctacctcttctatgaaACCGGCCTCCAATAGTTTGTCGATTTCTACCTCGATGATCGCTACTCGTGCGGGAGCGAAATGTCTTCTTTTTTGAATTATCGGTTTGGCAGTTGGATCGACGTGCAGCTTGTGGCAGGCCACCTTGGGGTCAATACCGGACATGTCGGATGGTGACCATGCGAAGATATCTCGATTTTTCCTAAGGAAAAttgtgagttcttccttctcgtCTGGGCTTAGTCGTGAGCCAATTTTAGCCGTCTTTTCCGGCTgctggggatcaagaatgatgtcttcggcgtcctcttcgggtttccatcctatctTGTCTGCTTGGGCGCCATCTTCTCGATCCAcctgctgtaattgctatttggcaATTTCTTTGCCCTTTTGGACTTTGGTAACCTCTACGggggtaaaggtcttcttctttgtttctttcaacATTTGCACAGTGCATCGTCGGGATGAAACCTGGTCAGACTTGATCTCTCCGACTCCTCCTCTCGGGATGCGTAATCAGATTTTTTAATACTTGACGGAAGTGACAGCATCCAACTTGATCAACCAAGGtctcccaagaatcccattgtagggagaCGGGTCACTTACAATCGTGAATGTTTGCTTTGAGACGACTGGCGATGTTTTTACGTCAAGTGTGATATGGCCAATGGCAGTTGAGGTGTGTCCGTTGAATCCAGTAAGTACCTCTGCCCGACGTATGATTGTACTTTCCAGGCCTATCTTCTGAATGATTGAAAGTTGAAGTAGGTTGACCgcacttccattgtcaaccatcatcctgtcgactatagcatgggctagttggacagatacTACTAATGCATCGTCGTGTGGGAAGTCGACTCATTCCGCATCCTGCTCCGTGAAGCCAATGATAGGTCCAGGTTGGGTATCGACTGCTTGAACTTGTGAGATTAGTAAAGCCTAttggatcttcctctttttggaattattaatgGCCCCCAAGTGCTCGGATTCAGCGAAAATGCCATTGATTCGAATCATCTTAGTTGGTGGCTCCTCATCTCCGTCTGCATTCTTTTTTGGCTGCTCAGTTGGCTTGTCCAAATATCTATCGACTTTGCCTTCTTTCACGAGTTTctctaggtagttcttccaagtgtagcagtcGTTGGTTGTGTGACCAGGACCTCGGTGGAATGCGCAATACTTGGTGtggtccaacttggaagtatctcctTTTGACTGTTTCGGCaacttgaaccatggttcattcttgatgtcacgaaggatttgatgaatcagAATTGAGAACTTAGAATAGTTATTGGTCATCGGGCCTTCTTTGGTCGTGGGTCGGTCCCTGCGCTTGAACTCCTGTCTGCCCTTGTTGGGTTGTTTTTCATCCTTCTTTTGAGCAGCTGCCAACTCTTTTCGAGGCTGTTTGGGAGCCTTTTCTGCTTgtcgagcctcgtcccaaagcgcatgcttttctgccagagcaaaggaatctgctagagttaggtcttctttcatgatcatttctccAAACAGTAGGTGGTCTGCTggtagtcctttttggaaggctgcacttGCTATCGAGTTGTCGCATCCGACGATCTTCGCCTTCTCTTCTTTGAATCTCTTCACGTAATCGCGAAGCGACTCTTTTAGGTTTTTCTTTACGTTGAACAGGTGAtcggacttcttcttgatcgatcgataagatgagtattctttggtgaaaaccaaggaaagatcatcaaaattctGGATAGATCGTGCCGGCAAGGTatgaaaccaatcttgtgccttgccttgtaaagtagtggcgaatattttgcacataagggCGTCATTATTCCGATAAAGGACCATCGCACTTCGGTAATGCTTCAAGTGTCTTTCGGGATCCCCgtctcctttgaaagatgtgaagtgcggcatgctaaacttgcgcggaggctctgcctgcttgaTCTCATCCGCGaaaggtgacctgcttatgttggtcatatgTCGCATTAGTGCCTCATCAACCATTTCGTTGCGCGAAAAATCACGCATCCGTTCATTGAAAAACCTTTCTACCTCTTCTTGGATTTgcttttgttggggtagcggagcctTTGGCTGCCCTTAGTCTTTTTCTACCgatctaggctgctcttcttcTCGCT is a genomic window of Malus domestica chromosome 09, GDT2T_hap1 containing:
- the LOC139187930 gene encoding uncharacterized protein, coding for MRDFSRNEMVDEALMRHMTNISRSPFADEIKQAEPPRKFSMPHFTSFKGDGDPERHLKHYRSAMVLYRNNDALMCKIFATTLQGKAQDWFHTLPARSIQNFDDLSLVFTKEYSSYRSIKKKSDHLFNVKKNLKESLRDYVKRFKEEKAKIVGCDNSIASAAFQKGLPADHLLFGEMIMKEDLTLADSFALAEKHALWDEARQAEKAPKQPRKELAAAQKKDEKQPNKGRQEFKRRDRPTTKEGPMTNNYSKFSILIHQILRDIKNEPWFKLPKQSKGDTSKLDHTKYCAFHRGPGHTTNDCYTWKNYLEKLVKEGKVDRYLDKPTEQPKKNADGDEEPPTKMIRINGIFAESEHLGAINNSKKRKIQ